From the genome of Mucilaginibacter paludis DSM 18603:
TACAATATTTTGCTCGGTATACGGCCAGGCGCTCATGCTTAATAAACTATCGGCAACTACCAGCAGGCCGTCGTTCTTTTTATCGGATAGAAACATCCAACGCACATCGGTACGGTTACCGTTCTCCTGCGGCACCACATAATTTTCCATAAACTGGTCTATTGGTTGTGAGTAAATACCAACCGGAAAACCTGTCCGCCTGTCGATGTAATTTTCCATTAATCCGCGCCCGTACCAGCTGATCTGGCCGTAAGCCCTCACTATTCCACACTGCATCCCTACCTTCGGTATATTTGGCAAACCCGCTAAAGGAGTTAAATTATAATCTACCTTAACGGTGCCATTACCATTTATAGTATAGGTAACATCAACAGAAGCTTTACCCTTAATTAAACTGTATTTGCTGATGATTTTAACGGTGCCTTTGCGTGAGTTATCGCTGGCAATTCCCGTCAGCTTTAAATCAGGCTCATACCACACCTGAAGTTTTTTATCAGCTTTCCATCCCCGGTGGTCGTTATCAGTAGCGGGGCGGCTAAAGTGCGGCAGCAGCGGACTAAAAACCTGCTCCTTGCCATCTAATATGTAGGAAGCAAGGGCGCCATTGGCTTTATTAATACTTACTGTAAAATTGCTCCCGGCTACAGAGTAACCATCGGTTGTTTCGCTCAGGCGGACAGCTGCAAAATTTTCGTTTTGCTTTTTCGCAGCAGCTAATCCGCTTAAGGCAAACTGATCGGATGCTACTTCAAAACCTTTATCGGCCCATAAGGCACTTTCGGGTAAAGTGAAGCTGATATTGGCAAAATATTCTATACCCGCCTTTAATTTAGGCAGATAAGGTAATATACTAATAACGGTATCTCTGCCTGGCGCAAGGTTGATATGCGGGATAGCCTTGCTTGAAATTACTTTACCATCTTCCAATATTTTCAGGTTTACATCAAAGTAGTTAAGTGATTGAGCACCATTACGATTAGTTACTTTAATTAAACCTTTAGCCGCGTCAGCAAGTTCGCAGGTTGTTTGCTGAAATACGTGCTTGCATTCGTAAATAGCAGCTTTGGGCCTGCCATCAGAAGCAACAATTCCCTTGATGGTAAAGTCGTCAAAATAGCGCTCGCCATAATCGCCGCCGTAGGCATAAAAAGGTACTCCGGCAGAATCAGTTTTTAACAAGCCCTGATCCTTAAACTCCCAGATACCGGCCCCGATGATCCGTTTGGTAGAGCGGAACAGATCCCAAAACTCCTTAAGGTTACCGTTTGAATTACCCATGGCGTGCGAATACTCAACGAAAAATATAGGGCGATGATCGCCGTTTTGCTGATTAGCCAGTAAGGGTATAGTGAACAGCCCCGGATACATCCGGCTTACAATATCGACATAAGGTTGGTCAACAGGATTCTGCAGGCGGTGCGAATGGTCGTTTGGTTTCAAATATCTTGGATCCGATTGGTCAATATACCCCTCGGCCTGCGGAGTGCCCTGAGCGGGCTCATAATGCACCGGGCGGGTAATATCAAAATCATGAACCCAACCGGCCATAGCCGAGTGGTTTGGCCCGCGGCCCGCCTCGTTGCCCAAACTCCAGATGATGATACTCGGGTGATTCTTGTCGCGCATTACCATTCGGGTAACGCGATCCAGGTAAGCACTTGCCCACACCGGGTCGTTACTCAGTTTAGAACCTAAACCGTGCGTTTCAAGGTTAGCTTCGTCGATGACCAGCAATCCGTACTGATCGCACAGATCATAGAGGTAGGGATCCATCGGATAATGGCTGGTACGGATGCAATTAAAATTGAAGCGTTTAATAGTTTGCACGTCCCGCAGGATAATATCCCGCGATAAGGCTTTCCCCTTAACGGGATCATGATCGGGGCGGTTTACGGCGTACAGGTAAGTTAGCTTTCCATTGATCAGCAATTTACTGTCGTCTTTAGAAAACTCAATGCTCCTGAAGCCTACCCGGCAGCTTTTCGCCTCCAGTATATGGCCTGTAGAATCCCGAAGCGCAATAACCAGTTTATAAAGGTTAGGCATTTCGGGGCTCCATTTGGCAGGGTTTTTCAATTTGGCTTCCATCAAGCCGAACTTGACGTTATCCAAACGAGGAAATATTTCGTTGATGATGCTTTCCACGCTTCTGTCCAGGGGTTTATCCAGTACAGGTTTGTTGTTTTGATCGTACAATTGAGCGGTTATATGATACCCTACCACTTGTTTACCGGTGAGGTTCTCAATCCTCGGCCTTAACTGAAACAGTACATCTTTATAATCCTTATCCAGTTTGCCCTGCCAAAAGAAATCGGCTATGCGCAGTTTAGGTTCGGCCAGTAACATCACCTCGCGATGGATGCCACTCATGCGCCATTGATCCTGGTCTTCCAAAAAATAACCATCGCTCCAACGGATCACCTGTACCGATAACACATTCTCACCAGCTTGCAGATAAGGCGTGATATTAAACTCCGACGAATTAAAGCTATCCTCGCCGTAACCTAAAAATTTGCCGTTCACCCAAACTTTAAAACCCGATGCCACGCCGCCAAAGTGCAGCGTGATATTCATATCCTTCCAGTTAGCAGGGATAGTGAATGTTCGCTGATAACTGCCCATACCGTTGTAATCCTGGGGTACATGTGGCGGGTTTACCGGGCGAAACGGGTAAACGGCGCTTTTGTAGATCGGCTTATCATAGCCTTGCATTTCCCAGCTTGAGGGTACGATGATCTTTTTCCAGCCGCTTACCCTGCTTTTATAAAAATCCTTTGGCGCATCGGATGGCTTCAGGGCGAAGGAAAAATCCCACAGACCGTTTAAAGAGATCATCCGGCCTGATTTTTCCCTATCGAAACTCAGAGCGCCATCAATATTACTGAACGAATAGGCCGTGGCTCTGGCAGCGTCGCGGTTGATGCCATCCACGGATGGATTTTCCCAGGGTTCGGCATTATAAATTTCCGGGGCATTAGGGATAGCCGCCGGAGTTTTATCTACCAATTGGGCCAGCACATGCGGCGAACAAAGCATACCAGCCAGCAAAAAAGCCCATTTCGATCTTTTCATAAATTAAATTTCGTTTAAAAACTCATCCTTAAAACCAAAACCCCAGCCGGGCCTGTTATGTGGCGATGCCATACCGTTTCTGATTTGGATAGGATGATCAATCAGCGGATCGATCCAATCGAAGGATTCGGCCCCGGCCCCATTGGGTATGGTACACAGCAACGGAATGTCATAATCTTTATAATAATGCGGCAGCACCGGGATATGGAAACTACCGGCCAATGCGGCACTATCCCTCCAGGCCTCTACTCCGCCCAGGCGTAAAATATCAGGCTGCCAGATATCGATAGCATTGCGGCTCAGCAACTCGCGAAGTGGTAAAGTTGAATACTCGCGCTCGCCCATAGCCAACGAAATGCCGGTTTGGTTGCGCAACAATTTATAACCTTCAAAATCGGCATGGTGGATGGGCTCTTCAAGCCATTGAATGTTTAAGGCGCGTGCCGCACGGGCCAGGGTGATGGCGTTTGGCACCGTCATGCCCTGGTTGGCATCCATCATAATACCAATCTCGTTGCCTACGGCTTCGCGTACAAGGGTTAACCTTTCCAGGTCTTCCTTCCAATCGGGCTTTCCAACTTTTATCTTTACCGCTTTAAATCCACGGGCCTTGTAGCCGGTCACTTCGGCAATCAGCTCTTCCACTGAGTAAGACGTCCATCCCCCGCTTCCGTAAATAGGCACTTCTGTACGCGAAGCACCCAGCACTTTCCAGATAGGCTGGCCCAATATTTTGCACCAGGCATCCCACATGGCAATATTATAAGCGGCTTGTGCCCAGCGGTTTATTCCCTCCTGCCCAAAGTACTCGTTGGCGGCATTAATTTGCTCAAATACTTTTACCGTATTGTGAACCGGCTCGCCAATAACCATCTCGCCTACATCTTTCATGGCACCCGCTATAGCACCGGCGCTGTACTGAAAGCTGAGCAAATACGATTCGCCAATTACTCCGCCTGCGGTTTGAATCCGTAGAACAATAAAAGAAATCTCGGTGAGCGTATGTGTAGCATCCGAAATTGGTTTTTCTAACTTAGCCTTTGCGCTATAAACCTGGTAACTTTTTATTTTTTCCATTTCAATAATTTTTATAAAATTTATAAAGCTGAATAAGAAACGATATAATCCTTGCCCTTTTCAATACTCAACTCATAGCCGTTATTGCCTTTAGCTTGTATGGTTCCGGTTTTACAAACTGGTTTGCTTTTGCTTTTAATGCGCAATAAGCCAGTGCCTATATCGCCTTTAATTTTTATCTGGCTGGTGCTGCAATACATTTTGATATTTCCATCGGGTGTTGGCACAGTACCTTCCATCCATTTTAATCCACCTAAATTAGGTTCAACCAAATAGCTTTGATAGCCTGGCGTTAAGGGTTTTATTCCTAAATAGTATTTACCTAACAGGTATATCGGGCTGGCTCCCCAGGCGTGGCAGAGGCTCTTGCCAAATGGGCGACCATACATGGCGTAAACGTCGGCTCCGGTTTTATCGGGGTTATATTCTTCCCAGAAAGAGGTAGCGCCCAGCTTGAGCATCCCGCCCCAATAATCCTTCATTTGTTTTAAAACGTAACCCTGCTCACCCATGGCGCATAATGCCTCCAGCTCGTAAAAGCGCATATAGGGGGTGGTAATTTTTTGTATCTTATCATTTAGCAGCACGTTGGTTTTTACATCCTGCTTTTGCTGCTCGTTAAAGTAATTGAAGAAGATAGCGAACATATTGGTATAACGCGTAACATTATCGCTTTGAGCGCCATCAATCAGACTATGTACCAGGGCGTGTTTCTGATCGTTCCAATACAATTTGAATATCTTGGCTTTGAGCTCATCGGCCAGGGCCTGGTATTTTGCCGCTCCTTCGGCATCGTTATTTAATTTGGCGCAGGTAGCCATAGTTTCCAGGCTACGGCAAAATAACAGTTGCTCAAAACTCAGCTCGCCTTTTTTGCTTAAGCCATCGGCCCAATCAATAAACAGCCAATCGCCGGGTAAGCCTGCCATCATACCGTTGCTGTCGCGGCGCGCCAGGCAATAATCCATCAGCGTTTGCATCCTGGGGTAAAACTGTTTGATGAAGCTTTTATCGCCCGTGTACTGGTAATAGTCGTTGATACTTAAAAACCAGTAAAAGGTATAATCCATAATGGTATTGATATGGCTGGTTACGGGATCTTTACCGCGAAGGGCCAATATGGTGCGGGTAACCGTTGGCGAATCAAAGAACGAATAATAGTTCATGGCATAGCTTTGATAAGCGTCGCCCGACCAGATCCACCTGTCGCGCTTAATACCATCGATAAAAAACTCGCGGGTGGCTAACTGAAGCGTATATTTCGAGATATCGTAAATTTTGTTCACCTCATCATCCGAGCAACGGAACGCTCCCCTTTGCGTTAGCGGCGCATACTCGTACAACATGGAAACAGAATCCACACTGATGCCGCCATCATACTGCGCATTAACATAACGCAAAGCCTTGGACAGTTCCATCACCGAATCCTTTTTTACAGGCTCATTGATATCCAGTTCGTCCAGGGTTTCGCAATGCTCAACAGACATGGCCTCCTCTCTCGACTCGCCATAATAAATATGCAGCTTGCCCTTTCCCTTTAAGCCATGCAGTTTAACAAAGCCAAAAGTTTCTTTACCAAAATCAAGAAAAATTGAATTTGCTTTTTTTTCGCTTTTAACAGCATGCTGCGGCAAAGTTGGCAACCTGAATTTAGACGGCGGTGAAAGCGGGTCGTTAAAGTTCCAGGCCCCAGCATTAAGGTAAGTAGTGCCCGATTTATCGGATACCTTGCCGGTGGCATCTATCCACTCTTTATCCTCAAACGTAACCAACCAGGTATCATCAGATACAACGGTTTTGCCCTGCACAAATATAGCTGGAACCCTATCCTGGCAATAAACCTTTAAGCTCACCTTGTGATGGCCCGCCGGTACGGTGATGCTTTTAGGGTAGCCTATAAAAGCCTGCCCATCAACCTTGGCATTATAGATGCCTTCCACATATAGCTTTACCTCCTCGGTGGCGGGTACATCAAAATCTTTATGGAATTCAACCAGTACATAATGGCTATCCATTTTCCATAATACCGGTAAAAATGATCCTCGGTCGGTTCTGCGGTTTTGCATTTTATTACCCAGCCAAACTTCAAAATCGCCGGGGTAATAAATCCAGGTCGCTTTTTTGGCTTGGGCCGATGCCGTACTAAAACCAGTTAAATTACAAACAGCAAATACAGCTAATAAAGCCTTATAAAAAAGCAACTTATGTAATTTTATCTTTATCATTTATTCAAATTTAAAATCGTTGTAAAATCAAATTCCATCATCTAAAACTTAACGAAACTAAAAAACAAATACAAGCCCACCATCACCAGGCTAAGTAAAATCCAGGATAGCTTAACCGTTGGGGTCGTTGTCCAAACAGGTGCTTCGGCAGCTTCATCAACCACGTAAATTTGCGGAGACGGATCCAGAACGGAGATGCCTATGGCCAACACCGTTAGTACCACAAAGATGAGAAACGACAGAAGCAAGTAATGCGGCCAAAAATGGTGAGTAGTTGCAGGCCACACCCATAAATATAACACACCGGTGCCGAGGCTGATGATAGAACCTATTGATAAAACAAAGTTTACCGCCTTTCGGGATGTGCGTTTCCAAAATACAGAAAGCAGGAACACGACAGCCAGCGGAGGTGCTATAAAGCCAAGAATGGATTGAAATACATCAAACAGGTTGAGGCCTTTAATGCTATCGATAGCCAACGCCATGCCGATGGCAAAGATGCAACCCGCAATTACCGTTAGCCTGCCCATCCTGATGATTTGCTGATTACTGGCCATCGGGTTAAGCTTTTTAACATAGATATCCATGGTAAATACGGTACTCAATGCATTTAACGACGAGCCTATGGTACCCACCAAAACGGCTATCAGCACAACGATAACCAAGCCATTCATTCCCGGAGGGAAAAGATTGGTTACCATCGTCATATACGCTTCGCTTGGGTCTTTGAGATGCGGGAACAGGATATAACAAATCATCCCTGTTAAAATAAACAAGGGCAGCGAAAGGATTTTCAGCCAGCCGATAAAGCTCACGCCCAATTGCCCCTGCTCGAGGTTTTTTGCGCCCAATACTGATTGTACCATGGCCTGATCGGTACAGAAAAAAGCGATAGCCGAAACGGGATAACCCAACAGGATAGCATACCAGGGATATTTAGGATCGTTAGCGGGATGAATCAGTTGCCAGTAATTTGCCGGTACATTATGAATAACCGATGAGATGCTACCTACTTTGATCACCCCCAAAACGTTGAGCGTAACGGATACGCCAATTAACAACAACATCTGAAAGATATTAACTTTAGCTATTGCTTTTAAACCGCCAGTAAAGGCAAATAAACCTGCGAATGATACCAGCACGATAACCGACTCCCACATGGGGATGCCCAATACCTGCCTCACCAAAAGGCCCCCGGCAAACAGACCTAATGACAGCCAGGAGATAAGCATTTTAACCAGCGCGTACCAAGCCAGTATATTTTGTGTTGAATCGCCATAGCGCTTCCCCATAAACTCGGGCATGGTGGTCACCTTGGCGGCCAGGTAGCGCGGTGCAAAAACCATCGCCAGCAACATCAGGAAAACAAAAGCATACCAATCAAAATTAGCCCCTACAATGCCCGAGCTATAACCAATGCTTGCAAACGCCAAAAGCAACGATGGCCCAACATTGGTACCCCACATATTGAAACCAATACTGGCCCAACCCAATGATTTGTCAGCCAAAAAGTACGACTCCTCCTTATTTCTGCCCACAAAACTGGCCCTGTAACCTATCACTATCAATATGATGAGGTAGGCTACCACAATGCCATAATCCAATATGGTGAGTCGGTCAATGATGCTGTTCATGTGTGTTGCTGTTTGTTAGTGGGTTATTGGTTATTGAGTTATTGAGTTATTAGGTTATTGGATTATTAGGTTATTGAGTTATTCTTTCTGTATTGTCTGTTAATGAATATATTAGTTATTAGTGCGTGAAGGTTGGTTTCCCCGGCGTGCATCCTGCCTCTTGTTTCTTACTTCTAATATCTCTCCCAACTCGTTCCCCCTTCAGGGGGTTAGGGGGCCTATGCCGTTTAATATATCCGCAATCTTAACTGGCTTTCCTGTTTGCAGTGACTGATCCATCGCCTGCAATAAAGCCACAGTGCCTATACCCTCTTTTAAATCGGGATATGCGGTAAAATCCTGCTCTATGCTATCGGCAAAATATTCCAGGTAGTTTTGATACTCGCCCGCGTGGTGGCTCTGACCCTCAAAACGGAAGTAATATTTGATGGTGCTATCGCCCCAGCAAACTATCTTTTCCTCGCCGGTTTTATCGGTGATGGCATAACGCAGCTCATGGTAATCGGCCTGCGATGCGCCTTCGGTGCCTCTTAAAATAACGGTCATGCCGCTATCTCTTTGGGCAGGCTGCGTTGGGCCTGTGTATGCTCCGCTCACCCTGGCAATACGCCCATCGGTTGCGCGGAAGATGAAATGCATGGTATCCTCATTTTTTAACCCGGCTGTTTTAGCATTACTGCTGATCATGCCATAGCCCATTACCTCTTCAATGTCGGGCATATACCAGCGGATAAAATCCACCGGATGACTCAGACCGCCGTACAACCATTTAAATGACGACTCCAATGCCCAGGGCTTTTCTAAAAACCAGCGATGGTCGGCGTGGTAGTGACTTTCAATCGTAATTAAATCGCCTATCAGCTGAGCTTCAAAATCCTTCCGTTGCCTTTTGGCGGGCTCAAAAAAACGAGAGCTCTGCCCAATAAACACTTTCTTGCCAACCTTTTCGGCCAGCTCAATCAATTCGTTGGCTGTTGACAGGTCATCAATAAAGGGCTTGGTGCAAATCACGTGCTTACCATGCAACAGCGCCTGCTTAACATGTTCAGCATGTAAATGATCGGGCGTATAAATTGCTATCGCGTCTATTTCTCTATCATCCAACATATCCTGGTAGTTGGTTGTGTAATCGTACATTTTGAATTCGTCGGCGCGTTTGCGGCATAGATCCTCACTGCGGTCGCACACCATTTTCAATTCCCATTTAGGGCTTTGTATAGCTGCCGACATCGTACTCCGGCCCTCGCCTAATCCTAATATTCCTAATTTGAGCATGACTGTGTGTTGTTATTTGTTATTAGGTTATTTGTTATTGAGTTACTGGTTATTCGTTATTGGGTTATTAGGTTACTGGTTATTCGGTTATTAGTTATTGGTTATTGAGTGCTCCGGCATTTTTATGGTTACTAAACTCTTTATTAATTTAAGACTCAAGGCTCTCGGCTCAGAACTCCGGACTCAAGACTCCCGGCTCAGGACTCAAGACTATCCCACCGGTTTAAAAAACACCCATACTTCATTCTTTTTTGTTCCGGGAATACCGGTTTGGTATTTTTTCATCATCGCGTTCCATTCGTCAACCCTTGGGTTATTCTCGGTAGTTTTGGGATTTAGCTTATCCAGGCTTTCTCCTTTCGGGATACTGATCACGAGCATCAACTGCCTGCCGTTTTCAAATACCAGTAGTTGTTGAAAATTGGCATGGCAAAATCCGTTTGAAACCTCGGGCCATTTTTGAAACTGCGTAGCGTGATATTGCAGGTATTCCTGTTGCATTTTAGGGTCTGCAACCAGGTTTGCGGTAAGGATAATATTTTCCCAGTCCTTGGCTTCCGTTTGGTTATTGCAGTACTTCCGGTTGAAATTATAAAAAGGGCGACTGTACGATTTAATGCTGCAAGCAGGATACCTGGCTTTGATTTGTTTTAGCAATTTCACCGTGTCCGGCAGGTTACCATAAATCACCAAATGATTCTTCCACTGGTAAACTGATGACAAGGGGATACCATTTTGTTTGCATACGTTAAGCAATAGCCGGGCATTGATGCTTGCACCTGTTTTTCCGGTCAGCTCAACTACCGAAGGTGTTTTGGAAGATGCAACAGCAAAGCTTTTACGTGAGCCGCACAGCAAAGAAACGACAACACATAATATCAATAAAATATTGATATTCAAAATATTATATAGTTTACTTAATTTCATTACTTACATAGTGATTAATAGCTTGATTATCCGGATTGTTGACTTTCTCTTTTAAAAGATAACGGTAAGCTGGCTCCAGGCCGGCCGTATTTCTTATCTTCTCCGCCACTTGGGGGCCATTATTTTCCCAGGTATTACCGGGGCCGTTGGCGTTTTTCAGGAACTTTTCAGCCGGACACCAATTATCTTTTACGGTGATATATGATGAGCCCTCGTCGGTATACAAATAGAACCAATGTATTGGATCGTGAGCGTAGGGGGCCTTGTAAATTGAGTCGACATAGTTCTCCAATATCATGGTTCCGGGCTGCGCCGATAGGGTATAAATCCCGGCAACATCGTACATGTGTTTGGCATAATGACTGATTTTATTGGCGTAGATTCGGTTACCGCTCATGGCGTTAATCGTCTTGGTCCAGCCCCATCCCACACTGATTCCGCTGTATGCTACTTCGCAAATTTCGTTATGTTCAATGTTGATGTTTTTTACATAGCCTGCCCCTATCCCTACACAACCCCAATCCTCGTTGGTAACATCGGTTACCAGGTTATCGACGATATGTTCGTTAGTGCAAACCTCTCTCAGGTCTTTAGGATTGTAAGGTAAGTGAACTTCGGTTGCTTCGTCCGAAAATACGCCGGCAAGTATCCCCGTGCCCCCAATATCTTTAAACAGGCAAGCCTTAATTTCATCATCGTGGGTGCCTCGTTTATAATCGAGGCCGGTGGAGGCTAAGTGTTCAAACCGGCATAATTCAAAACCGGTATGGTTAGCGTACGCCACCGAAACCGCAGCCGCCGGACGGCCAACCCAGGCCTGGTTTTCCAGCCCTTTTTTGTCGGGAGTGCCAGGTATTCTTAACTTGTACGCATCGAGCATATACATGCCAGCCTGGTGCGGTACAAGCCCCGCGCGCGATGGATATAACCAGGTGGAATAGGCAAAGCCGATATTTTTAAAGTAAACATAGCTCACTGGATTATCGATGGTGCCTTCAACATTCAACAGGGTTTCCAGCGATGGCGCAACTATGGTGGCTAATGCAATGTTCTCTCCCATACGTGGCCAGTAATATATTTTCCGATTTTTAGCGTCGAGATACCATTCGCCAGGCTGATCTAAAAACTGGATGGCGTTTGTTAGGTAGAAGGCCGAGTTGCCGGCTGTTTTTGAGATCATGGGTGCAGGCCAGGGATGCTCGGATTGTATACGGCTTTCTGGCTGAAGGAAGGAAAGCTTCGCGCTGTCGCCCTGAACGGTAAGCGATTTAATACGCAGGATGGCGATGGCCCACATCTGGTGGATAAACATCTCCATACCGTCGACATGAGATAGATCGGCGGTTTTAGGTTTGGGGATCCAACAGGTTTGATCCTTGTGGTTCCATGATAAAATACGGCTCATGTTACCAGTGTTTACCTCGCGGCTGCGGACAGCCTTGCGGCCATTGATCCAAAGCTGCCTGAAGTTGAGCACGTCGACCCCTATCATTGGCGCATCCGCCACCCAGATTTTCCCTTTGGTTATATGGGGTAAGCCGCTAACCGGTTTGGTAAGTTTTTGCCAGCCTGTTATGTTTATACCTCCGTTGAATATTGGCATTTCGCCTGGCGCGGCTTCTATCACTGTCGGGCTGACAGCTGTGCCTGAATCTTCGGGGCGCACTACTATAGTTTCGAACAATTGATAGTTGCCTCCCTTTAAGATGATATGAATGCCATCCTTGATTCCCGGATCATTCAGCCTGCGCAGTTCTCTTGCACGGCGTATGGCGGCTGATGGTGTGGCCAGGGGTTGCTCTTTAGTGCCGCTATTTTGGTCGGAGCCTGTTGGTGATACCCAGATATCGGCGGCTTGGAGAGGGTTTGCACACAAGAAAAGCAACAAGATGAGAATGGCTTTTTTAGCAAATGCTGGAACAAGGCTATTGTTGTTGTTGCTGCGGGACACCATTCTAACCAACGGAAGGAAAATTGGGAAGACGTGCGAATAGTTTCTCAAACTGTGTCGTTGCGAGGTACGAAGCAATCGCACGGAGACAGGTCTGCTCTGTATTGTTCGCGATTGCTTCGTACCTCGCAATGACGCTTTGAGATTGATCAGCATTAACTTATTTAGATCGGCATTATCATGCATAACGCAACCTCCGCAAGGGTGTAGCCGCTCTGTATAGCATAGAGATTGCTTCGTTCCTCGCAATGGCGCAGGTTGGTGAGGTGATGATGACACTTCCCCTATCTGCTCTTGCGTAATTGACGATATGTTTTGATTGTTACTCACAAAAAAATCAGGATTGAAAAATAGATTTTACATATGCCGTATTTGCGCTAAAATTCCCTTTTACATTTTTGGTATCGTTTTTATCGCGTGAGCGGGCAATCACTAACCAGCCGCTCCATTTCATTTTCTCGAGGGTTTTCTTAACCTTTTTCATGTCGATCTTCGGGTCGTTCTGCAGCCACACGCCGTCCGTATCGGTACAATGGATCTGGCAAATCCGTTTCCTGCCTAAAATCTCCAGTTCCTGACTTACGTCTCTGCCGTTATCACAGGCGTTGGCGAAATTAAAATAGCTTTTCACATACGCCGAGCCAACCTCGTCCAGCAGTTTGGCTTCATCAGCCGCGGCTAAGGATGTTTCTATACCGATGGTTACACCAGCCGCTTCCGCTTTAGGTGCGATAGCCTTTAGGCGTTCAATTACGGCTGGGCGCAGTTCGGGTTTTTTAACCAGGTCGCACACGCCAAGGGGTAAAAATGCAACCTTCACATTCATCGCCTTGGCGGTATCTATACAATCTTGAACCATGCGGTCAACCCCATCGCGTTCAGCATACGACTGGGCGTAGAAGCCAGTCATCGCCAATGAACATATTTCCAGGTTGAGTTCTTTAGCTTTATTTGAAAACTGCTGGCGTATTTCGGGCGCAGCCAATTGGCTTTCAAACGTTGGCCGGTTGCCCAGCCCGCCCATATCAACCTCCAAACCATCGGCGCCAATATCCTTCGTTAACTGGAAGGCACCCAGTTTTTGTCTTTTTAAAATCATCAGGTCAACAACGGCAACTTTGTATTTTTGCTTTTTGCTATCCGCCAAAAATACATCCGCCCATGATGTGCTTTTAGCTAACAGCAAGCCCGCAGTAAGCAAAGCGGTATTTCCTAAAAAGCGGCGCCTGTTAAAAGTTGCTGATATTTCTTCTTCAGATTTCATATCCTGATCTATAATTTTTTAAATAGGTTCCTTAAATCACTAATCGGCAAAATCAGTTATGCTGTTTATTGCCCGAGGTAGCCTGATTAAAAACTTGCTCCATATTTTCAAATCCATGTATGGCATTGCCGGGCAGGCGTTCGCCTTTATCGCCAAATACATACAGGGCCTGTTCGTTTTCCACCGTGCTTTTACTTTCGTCGATATTACCGTTTTCGTCTTGTACAGCTTTTAAATCGAGGCCTAAATTTTTGGCCATAAACTGGTATACTGCCTTGCGTTTTGAGATACCATAGTCGTGCCCTTCGTTAGCCAAATGCACATTGGTAACGGCATCCCTCTTCCCGTAATAGCCGTAAACCTTTTGCAGGTACGGAAATTCAATTTCGGGTACGTGCTCTGTCCAGTCTTTACCATCCGAT
Proteins encoded in this window:
- a CDS encoding glycoside hydrolase family 2 TIM barrel-domain containing protein, which gives rise to MKRSKWAFLLAGMLCSPHVLAQLVDKTPAAIPNAPEIYNAEPWENPSVDGINRDAARATAYSFSNIDGALSFDREKSGRMISLNGLWDFSFALKPSDAPKDFYKSRVSGWKKIIVPSSWEMQGYDKPIYKSAVYPFRPVNPPHVPQDYNGMGSYQRTFTIPANWKDMNITLHFGGVASGFKVWVNGKFLGYGEDSFNSSEFNITPYLQAGENVLSVQVIRWSDGYFLEDQDQWRMSGIHREVMLLAEPKLRIADFFWQGKLDKDYKDVLFQLRPRIENLTGKQVVGYHITAQLYDQNNKPVLDKPLDRSVESIINEIFPRLDNVKFGLMEAKLKNPAKWSPEMPNLYKLVIALRDSTGHILEAKSCRVGFRSIEFSKDDSKLLINGKLTYLYAVNRPDHDPVKGKALSRDIILRDVQTIKRFNFNCIRTSHYPMDPYLYDLCDQYGLLVIDEANLETHGLGSKLSNDPVWASAYLDRVTRMVMRDKNHPSIIIWSLGNEAGRGPNHSAMAGWVHDFDITRPVHYEPAQGTPQAEGYIDQSDPRYLKPNDHSHRLQNPVDQPYVDIVSRMYPGLFTIPLLANQQNGDHRPIFFVEYSHAMGNSNGNLKEFWDLFRSTKRIIGAGIWEFKDQGLLKTDSAGVPFYAYGGDYGERYFDDFTIKGIVASDGRPKAAIYECKHVFQQTTCELADAAKGLIKVTNRNGAQSLNYFDVNLKILEDGKVISSKAIPHINLAPGRDTVISILPYLPKLKAGIEYFANISFTLPESALWADKGFEVASDQFALSGLAAAKKQNENFAAVRLSETTDGYSVAGSNFTVSINKANGALASYILDGKEQVFSPLLPHFSRPATDNDHRGWKADKKLQVWYEPDLKLTGIASDNSRKGTVKIISKYSLIKGKASVDVTYTINGNGTVKVDYNLTPLAGLPNIPKVGMQCGIVRAYGQISWYGRGLMENYIDRRTGFPVGIYSQPIDQFMENYVVPQENGNRTDVRWMFLSDKKNDGLLVVADSLLSMSAWPYTEQNIVAARHTNKLKDAVFLTLNIDLIQMGVGGNDSWTDQAAPLPEYQIQAKPYRYSFYILPAKSKPEEAGVLAKKIKF
- a CDS encoding mandelate racemase/muconate lactonizing enzyme family protein produces the protein MEKIKSYQVYSAKAKLEKPISDATHTLTEISFIVLRIQTAGGVIGESYLLSFQYSAGAIAGAMKDVGEMVIGEPVHNTVKVFEQINAANEYFGQEGINRWAQAAYNIAMWDAWCKILGQPIWKVLGASRTEVPIYGSGGWTSYSVEELIAEVTGYKARGFKAVKIKVGKPDWKEDLERLTLVREAVGNEIGIMMDANQGMTVPNAITLARAARALNIQWLEEPIHHADFEGYKLLRNQTGISLAMGEREYSTLPLRELLSRNAIDIWQPDILRLGGVEAWRDSAALAGSFHIPVLPHYYKDYDIPLLCTIPNGAGAESFDWIDPLIDHPIQIRNGMASPHNRPGWGFGFKDEFLNEI